In the genome of Helicovermis profundi, the window TACGCTATTTAATACAGTTGATATCACTACAGTAGATAAACACCCAACTACTTTACCAAATGCAAAGAAAATTGAGGGAACATTTATATTTGCTAAGGAAACAAATATTATCCTTGGAGCTCAATTAAAAGGTAGTGTTCAAGTTGCAGAATTAATTAATTTCTTAGGTTATGCAGTTCAAAACAAAGCAAGCGCATATGAATTATATACACTTAATTATGCATCTCACCCAATGGGAACACCTTCACCAAATAAAACTATTGCACATATGGCTGCAACTGCCTTATTAAAGAAAATCAAATAGTAGATTAATATATCGAACTCTAGAAAAATCTTATAAAAATATAAGATTTTTCTTTTGTTTATATTATCTTTGATATTAAAATAACAATTTTTGACAAAATTAATTTTACGTTGTATATTAATAACATTGATAATCACTTTCAATAGTGAAATAAAAAGGAAAGAGGGAAAAAAATGTTAACAACTAATTTAGAACACATTAATTCGGAAGAAGAATTACAAAAGACTATATCTGCAAATGAAAATGTAATGGTATGCTGTGGAAGAATGGGACCAATGTGCTTACCTGTTTATGCAGCTATGGATGAAATCAAAGATGAATACCCTAATGTGGTATTTAAAGATATGGCTTTTGATTTACCTGATGCAAAAGTTATAAGAAGTTTACCTGAATGTAGGAATTTTAGAGGACTACCTTTTACTATCTACTACAAAAATGGAAAAGTTGTAAAAGCAACTGCAAGTATTCAATCAAATGAACAAATAAAAACAATTCTCGACTCTGAATTTTAGTATTAATTTATAGTCAAAATTAAAAACCAAAAAAAATCATTAACCTACTAAATATTTTAAATAGGTTAATGATTTTTTATTATTTTGCAATACTTTCATTAAGTTTATCTTCATCAAGTTTTTTAGGAAGTAAAACACTAAGTAGAATTAAGATAAAAACAGGAAGTAAAATAAATTTTATAGCGTAATTCAAGTTAAAAATATCTGCAAATTTACCAAGGATTAATAAACCAAGTCCACTAAGACCAGTTGCAAGACCTGCAACAAATCCATAACCTGTATTAACGTTTTTAGGAAAAAGTTCATGAGACATAACAACAGTAGATGTATTAGTAATACTTAGTGACATTCCAAGCATTGCAAAAGATGCGAATGCTAATATACCCGAAGAAAAAGCAAATACTGTAAAGAGTGATCCTGCTATTATATTGAAAAATACTAAAGTTCTTCTACTACCAAACTTATCGTTTAATACTCCACCAAAAAGTGTTCCACCAGCTGCCAAAAATAAATGAATAGTTAAAAGTAAAGTTGCAAGGCTTAAAGAAGTTCCTTTAGCAAGAAGTATTTGAATGCCAAATGCAACTCCAACTCTCCTAATAAATGATCTATTCATTGAAATAATAACCAAAACTGACATTATTCTTTTAGCATATGAGCTAATTATATATTTGGATTCTTTAATTTGTTTCTTTTCTTTTTTAGATATAAATTCAATATCTTGTACTCTTGTTAAATACATAAATAAAGCAATAATAAAACCAGGAATCATAAAATATGTTAAACTACTTAATCCATACGTTTTAATCAAAGGTATGGAAATCATAGGAGAAACTGCACCAGCCAAGGTACCGAGAGTCATAAATACAGATAACATTTTCCCTTTTGATTCATTTCCAATATTAATTACTGTTGAAGATGCTAATGGATGAAATAATGCTGACGCTGTTGCTCCAAGTCCAACTACAACAAGTAATAAATAATAATTATTTATTAGTCCCGTAATATTCATCCAAAACGAAATCCAAACAAGTGATAAAATAATAAAATATGTTTTCCCTTTTTTATCAACTATATTTCCAACAATTGGCTGAGTCAAGTTTCCAAATGCCATAATTACAAATACCAATAGTCCTTGCATAGTTAAGCTAAGTCCAAATTTTTCAGCAAAAATAAATGAAATTGGTGCTATTAAACTCATATAAAAATCATTCATAAAATGTGCTGCCGATATACTAAGTAATTTTGAAAATCTATTTTGCATTAATTCTACCTCCCTTAAAAAAATAATTCTCATTAATTTTTTTATACATCATAATCATAAATATTACAAGTAAAGTCCCCTTTATAACAGAACTCATAGTTATTGTCCACCAAATTCCTTGTATTCCTAATAGATTGCTTCTTGAAAGTATATATGCAAAAGGGACTCTAAGCCCTGTAAAAACAATACTAATCACTGCAGGAGTTATTGTTTTTCCAAGTCCATTAAAAGCACCAGATAGAGTTATCTCAAGACACATAAATAATTGAGATATAGCTATTATTTGTAGATAGATAGTTCCAATAGAAAGAGTTGGCTCTTCATTTATAAATATCATAAATACATATTTAGCAAATAAAAATAATACTAACGATATAACAATGCCATAGCCCGCCATAATTTTTGCTGAAAACTTTATTCCGCTTCTAACTCTATCATACATCTTAGCACCAAAGTTTTGTCCTGTGAATGTGCTAAGAGCAACAGAAAAACCAGTAGCGGTCATATAAGACAGAGCTTCTACTTGCGTACCAACTTTTTGAGCAGCTATTGCAGACGGTCCAAATGATGCTACAACTTTTGCTATAAACATAGCAAAAACTGTAAAAGATGCACTTTGAAGAGAAACCGGAAATCCTATTTTAAAAATTTTATAGAAATATTCTTTACTAACTTTTCTTTCAAAAGCAAATCCTCCAAAAGGAATTTTTTTAATAAATAAACTTCTTATCATAATAATACTAACTATAACCTGAGATATTACAGTTGCAATCGCAGCGCCTGATACTCCTAAATTAAAAACAAATATAAATATAGGATCTAAAACAATATTCAAAACTAATCCAATTGAATTAATTTTAAAAGGAGTTTTACTATTTCCTGAACCATTATATATACTTGAAATAATTGGATTAATAAAACTTGAAACAATTCCAATTGAAATAATCATTAAATAATTTCTAGCTTTTGTATTTACTAAAGTATCATTAATGTTAAAAAAACCAATAAGGTCTTTATTGAATATTAATAAAATAAGAGCGTAAATAATAGCTAAAACTAAACTCATTCTTAATGCCATATTAGAATACATATTTGCATTTTTATATTTTTTTGCCCCTATTGACTGTGATACATTAACTTCTGTTCCAGTTTGAGCAAGCCTAATTAAAGACATACTGAGCCACAAATAAAATCCTGCTGTTCCAACAGCAGCAACTGATTTGCTACCAAGTTTTCCAATCCAAATCATATCAACTAAATTATAAGCCATTTGCAAAAATGATGTTCCCATTATAGGGAGTGCTAAATGTAAAATTGTAGTTGAAACCTTACCATTAGTTAAATTTATTTTCTTCATAGTTCTCCCTATTACTCTAAATGGACTAATTTTTTACATATAAATTTTTTTCTATATCCAACTACACACATTCTATAGTATTTTTCTTTTATTAACAACATATACTTCAATATAAAAGAAGATATTTAACATTGCATTAAATATCTTCTTTTATATTGAAAATAATTATCTAGCTATAAAACTAAGAAATCATTTATCTACAATTTTATCAGGGAAAATAATTTCAAAATGTACCCCCTTACCTTCATTATCCACTAGTTTTATTGTACCCTTTAACTTTTGATTAACCAAATTAAATACAATATGCATACCGAGTCCTATATTACCTTCATTTCGTCTGGTTGTAAAAAAAGGGTTGAAAATTTTATCTTTATACTGAGAATCAATACCTTTACCATTATCATAAAAATCAATAATAATATTTTTATTTAAACGCCTTATTTTTATAAAAATCTTTCCATTAACTTTGTTATCAAAACCGTGAGATATGCTATTTGTAATAAGATTCGTAATAATTTGTGAAATAATTCCTGGATAAGTTTCGAAAACAAGATTATTTTCTATATCTATATCGACTTTGCACCCATTTTTTTCTACAATTGGAGAAAGAGCATTAATTATTTTATTAATGTAATCTTTAATATTTATTACTCTTTTTTCCTCCGTATTTTGATCAGTTGACAACCTTTTAAAACCTACAACCAATTTTGAAGTTTTTTCTAAATTAGTTTGCATAATTTCTGTTGAATCAACAATATCTCTAATATAATCACTTAATTCCGATTTTTTCAAATTTTTCTCACAAAAGTTCTTGTTTATCTTTGAACTAATATCTTCCATATAAGAATTTAATGTTATACATATACCAAGAGGTGTATTCATTTCATGGGCAACTCCAGCAACAAGTTCACCAAGCGCTGCTAATTTTTCTCTTATTATTAATTCTTTCTGAGTTAATTTTAGTTCACTCAAGGATTTTTCTAAATTCGCATTTACTATATTAATATCTTTTGTTCTTTCATCAACTAATTTTTTTAATTTAATGTTAGATATAAGAATATTATTTATTGAATACGAAATTATAATACTAAATATTAATCCTAAAATTATTAAGAAATAAAAAATAGTAGTTTTTCCATTATAGCCATCTTTGAATTCGGCAGAAATTTTCCACATTCCAGTTTCAACATTTACTTTCGTTTCAATAGGAGTTTCTTTGAAACTAGAGACATTAGAATAAATGACACTTTCCAAATTTTCATTATTTTGAATTTGTTCAATTTTAATATTATTTTTTTTTGAAAACTCACTTATTCCGCTAATATTAAGCATTTCATTATATTTTATTACTAAAGAAAGTTGTCCCCAATATGTTCCGTCACTTAAAACAATAGGCATTCTATTAATTAATCCTTTTCCGCCCTGGACTAAATCAACAGGACCAACAAGCATACTTATTTTTTGGTTTTTAATCTTTAAAATATCTTCACTTTGTGAATCAACTTTAGCCAAATCAATGCCAATCGCATTTTCATTGCCTTTTAGAGGATAAACAAATTTAATTGTAGTACCTTTTACTAATGTTAAATGACTTATAATTTTATCACTTTTTGGAAGTAAGTTCTTTGAAAACTCATTAAACTCATTTTGATTTATATCTGGATTCATTTTTACATATGCAATAAGACCTCTTGCATTTCTAATACTTTGATTTACAGCCTGATTCACCTTTGCACTCAAAGTAAGCATTTGATTTTGAAGTAAACGTTTTTGCTCTGCAATAGATCTTTTATATTCAATATTTGCAGAATACAAAAACATACCTAGTATAAAAACAAAAGCAGTTGCAACAATTAAAATTCTTCTTTTATTTTGAATTTTCATTGATCTCACCTCTAAAAAATACTATAAAATATCACAAGTACTTTTTTCTCCCTTAATAAATTTATCTATTTCATTTGCAACATCTTTAGAATACTTAACAGCCTCAACAACTGTTCTTGCACCTGTTACAACATCTCCTGATGCAAAAATTCCTTTTCTAGTTGTTCTTCCGCAGTTATCAGTTGTTACAAACCCGTATTTATTAGTATCAATTCCTCCAGAATTTGAAACAATATTACTCCTTGGAGCTTGGCTAACCGAAACTATTATTGAATCACATTCATATAGTTTTATTTCATCTTCTTCAATATATGTTATTTTTCCATCAATTTCTTTTTTTATAATATTTTTATAAAGTACTCCATCTTTAGTAAATTCAATAGGTTTTTTATAAAATTCAAAATTAACACCATCTATTTTTGCATAATCAACTTCATATTTACTTGCTGGTATATCATCTTCACCTTTTCTATAAAGTACAGCTACATCTCTTGATCCTGTTCTTATCGCTGTTCTTGCCACATCCATAGAAACATTTCCAGCACCTATTACACATACTTTATTTCCTAATTTATAAACCTCAGGATTTTTCAAATAATCTATTGCGTAGTGAACATTTCCAAGGCTTTCACCTTTAATATTTAGTTTTCTTGGATTCCAAACTCCTGTTCCAATAAAAATTGCATCATAACCATCTCTAAATAAATCTTCGATAGTTATAACCGGTCCAATTAGTGTATTAGGTCTAATTTTAACTCCAAGTTTTTCAAGTCTTACTTTTATTCTTTCAAGTACATCTTTAGCAAGTCTAAATTCAGGTATACCATATCTAAGCACACCACCAATTTTATCATGTGACTCAAATATTGTAACATTATAACCCTTCATAGATAAAATAAAAGCAATAGTTATACCCGCTGGGCCAGAGCCTATAATACCAACATCACCTAAATTATTAGCTTCTTTTTTAAGTTCAATAATATCTAAATTATAATCCGAAATATAATTTTCAATACCACCTATATTTACAGCTTTTCCTTTTATCGCTAATATACAACTTCCTTCACACTGTGATTCGTGAGGACATACTAATGAACATATAACAGAAAGTGGATTATTATCAAATAACATTTTACCAGACTTCTTAATATGGCCATCTAAAAATAGATTTATCATTTCGGGGATATTAGTTTCGACTGGACATGCTTTGACACATCTTGGATTCTTACAGTTTAAACATCTTTTTGCTTCATCAATTATATTATTTGACATAATAGCCTCCTACAATATTCATATCCATTTTTTTTGATAGTAATCATTACATTTTCATATGGATATATCAAGTTTCTATATAGTATACTATAAAAATATCTAAAGAAATTATGAACATTTTGTTAACTGTAGGGACGGAACTTGACTTTTTGTTTTTTCAAATGTATATTGAATATAAGAAATCAATTTTTTAATAATTGACTATTTACTAGTAAGGTGGGTATATGGTAAGAAAAGCTAGAGATAAAAACACTTTTGGAACATATTACATTACGCAAAATGCAAATGTAGATACTGATCTATTTTCTGGTGATGAAGATAGAAAAAAGTTTTTAGATATTTTAGAGAAAACAAAATCTAAGTTTGATTATAAATTATATGCATATTGCCTTACTAACAATAATTTCTATCAATTAATTATTTTTGATAACGGAAGTGATATTTCCAAAATTATGAAAAGTATTAATATATCCTATTCTATGTACAAAAAATGCGATAGAAAATTATTTAAAGATAGATATAAAAGTTATTTAATTAAAGATTACTTTGAATTACTTGAATACACAAAAAAAATACATTGTCATGACAATAAATGGAATAGCTACTGCCATTATATTTCTGATAATAAAATTTCTAATACACTCTTAGATTCAGACGAGATACTAAATACTTTTAAATTCAAAGATTTTGATCCAAAAAAATCATATAAAGATTTTCTTGATGATAAATTAGATTTTAAAGATATTGTTTGTGATAAAAATATTATATTTTGTGAAGATAATAAAAATTGTATTTCTTGTTTAAAAGAAGCCAATACTTTTCTACAAACTATATTAGAAAAAGAAAATATTTCTTTTGAAAATTTAATCAAAAATAAATCACGAAGAAATTCACTAGTAAAATACTTTAGAAAAAATTCTTTACTTACATTAAAAGAAATTGGAGCTTTATTTGGTAATTTAAGCGAGTCAACAATTTGTAAAATTATAAATAAATAAAAATATTAATAACAAATTAGGCGGTGAAAAAATGGATTTAAATTTTAGTATTGATTCAAATGCAATAAGCAGTAAAAAAAATACACTTTCAGAAAATGTCATTTATGACATTCTTGTAATTGGCGGTGGTCCTTCTGGACTTAACAGTGCACTGTATAGTAAACGAAGTGGATTAAATGTAGGAATTATTGCCGATAAATACGGCGGACAAATTCTAGATACTTCATCAGTTGAAAACTATTTAGGATATGAATCTCTTTCTGGTGAAGAACTTGCTAAGAAATTTCAAAAACATATAAGTAATTATGATATCCCTATAAAAAAGGATAGTAAAGTAACTAACATCACAAAAGATAACAAAGTTTTTTCATTGATCTTAAATGATACTACTATTTTAAAATCAAAAGCTGTTGTAATAGCCACAGGAAGTAAACCTAGACAGCTTAATGTAAAAGGTGAAAATGAATTTTTAGGAAAAGGAGTTGCTTACTGTGCTATATGTGATGGCCCATTATTTGCTGATAGAACTGTTATAGTTGCAGGTGGTGGAAATTCTGCTGTTGAGGCTGCAATGGATCTTTCTAAAATAGCGAGCAAAGTCATTATTGTTCATAGAAGTAAATTTAGAGCCGAAAAAATATTAGTTGATAAACTTAAAAAAATAGAAAATATAGATATCCATCTTAATACTGAAATTAAAGAAATTTACGGTAAAAGACTTGTTAGTGGAATCAAAGCACTAAATAAATCAAACAAGGAAATTATAGATATAAAAGCTGATGGTGTTTTTGTTGAAATTGGATATAACCCTAATAGCGAACCCTTTAAAGATTTAATAGAGCTTAATGAGAAAGGCGAAATAATTATTGATGGTCTTTGCAAAACAAATATTGAAGGTATATTTGCATCTGGAGATGTTACAAACGTTTCTTATAAACAAATTTCGATATCAAGCGGAGAAGGCGCTAAAGCTGCTCTTTCTGCTAATCAATATATAAACGCATTATAAATTATCAAACTTTTTATGATTACTATTATTTAAAATTTTGATAGCAAACAAACTAGGAGGAATAAAAAATGGCATTATTAAATGAAGACATTAGAAAACAACTTACAGAAGTATTTGACACAATGAAGGATGAGGTAACAATTGCACTTTTTACTAAAAAAGACAGTTGTGATTCATGTGCTGACACGCTTTCATTTATGAAAGAAATTGAAGAAATTGGATCAAAAATAAAATTAATTACTTACGATATTGATGATGATAGTGAAAAAGCAAAAGAATATAATGTAGAACTTACTCCTGCTATTGTTTTACTTGACCATAACAATGTAGATAATGGAGTAAAATATAATGGTATTCCTGCTGGTCATGAAATCAATTCTTTAATTACTGGTTTACTTGAAGTTTCAGGTACTGGTGAAGCTTTACCAGAAGAAATGAAAAAAAGAGTTGATGCAATAAATAAACCAATTCATATAAGAGTATTTGTAACTTTAGGATGTCCTCATTGTCCTGGTGCAGTTTCAAAAGCACATAAACTTGCTCTTGAAAATAAATTTGTAACAGCTGAAATGATTGAAGCTCAAACATTCGCTGACTTATCTGATAAATACGATGTTAGTGGAGTTCCAAAAATAATCATTAATGAAGATCACGATTTAGTTGGTAACCAACCACTTGAAAAATTCTTAGAAGTAATAGAAAGTCTTTAAAAAAATTAAGCGTAAAAAGGAATATTAATCCTTTTTACGCTTTTTTATTCAATACATTAGAATTCTAAATTCATTTATTAATATATAATATAAGAGCTTGTTTGAGCTGGTATACTCATTGTCATAACTGGTGGACAAATTGCTTTAATGAAGTCTCCTTTTTTAAACGATTTATTAAAAATCGTAGAATCTCCATTTGTATGAATAATAATTTGATCCATCATTTCTCTTGAATCTTTTTTTGTAGAAATTGTAATATTCGTATTACCTCTTGAATCTACCGATATATCTTTTACATATCCCATATGACTTACTACATTATTGTTTGAAATATAATAGTTTTTATTTTTTAGACTAACTTGCATTTCAAAAATAACACTTAAAAATTCTACTGGAACCAAAGTAAGTCCATTTTTTATAATTGGTGCATGACTTAATTTAATAGGAGCCATTTTATTTTTACTATAGTAATTTTTATCTATATAAATTTCCGTCCATCTTGCACCCTTACTAATTGAAATAGAATGATTTTCACTATTCCATTTAACTGTATATCCCATTTTTTCAAACACATTTCTAAGAGGTAAATAGCTAATATTTTTTTCTCTAACTACATTTAGATCAGAAGCTACTAATTCATTATTGTAATATATTTTTGAAATACTCTTTGATTCACTATCTTTCGCTAAATTAGTAATGTTTAACAAATTGTTAGTACTTTTAACATTCAATATAAAACTATCAATTGCAGCTTTTTCCCAGCTTCTTGAATAATTAAAATTTATTTCAGTATTCGAACCTTCTTTAACTTCAAAAGTTATAATTCTTTTTCCAGGCGAACCTATTAAACCGCTTGTAGAAGAAGAAAATTCATCTTTTATCACTTTAATTAAAGTTTTATCAGCTACTTTATAATTCCACTGATAACCCGTTGAAGGATTCTCGATAATAGTAATTGTAAATTTATCATTTTCTTTTGAAATTGTATATTTTTCCTCTTCACTTCTATTAGTTATAGTCTCTACATCATTTGAAATTAACATAGGTTTAACAGTATCCATTTCACCAATATATAAGGTTGGCACAGGCACATTTGCATTTACATCCGCAAATGCCACTATGCTAGAAAATACCATTAATCCTACCATTATTAAAGTAATTATTTTTTTCATCTTTTCCTCCATATTTCCATATAATTATTAGTTTTATTTTGCTTTTCATAGATTAGACGAGTAATTTTATAAAAAGTTCCATTTTTTTCGAATAATTTTTATTTAGTAAATTAGTACACAAAAAAAATTATAAATTATACTTTCTGAAAATTTCTTTGTTAGTATATTATAAACTTCTAATATAACTATTGATTTTTAAAAATTATGTTGTAGAATGTTAATGAAGTTAATTTTTTAACTATTATTTTAAAAGTGAGGATAAAAATATGAGAACTCCAATAAACTTATTTACAATTAACGGATTTTTAGGTAGCGGGAAAACAACATTATTAAAAAATGTACTCGAAAATAATAAACATCTTAAAATTGGTGTAATTCAAAATGAATTCGGAAAAATAGGTATTGATGGTGAAATTATAAAAAAAGACGGACTAGAAATTGTTGAAGTCAATAGGGGCTCTATTTATTGTTCATGCCTTCAATTGTCCTTTATTAGTGCGCTAAAAGAAATGGTAGAGAGAGAAGTTGAATATCTTATAGTTGAAGGCTCTGGACTAGCTGATCCTTCAAATATGAATGAAATACTTGATGCTCTTCACTCTGTGATGCCAAATGCAATGCACTATAAAGGTTCAATTTGTTTGATCGATGCTCCGCAGTTTTTAGATCAACTTGAAGAAATTGAAACTGTAGAAAGTCAATTAATTCACTCTCAGTTAGCCGTAATAAATAAAGTTGATTTAGTTAACACAAATAAAATAAGAAAAATCAAATCTGTTATAAAAGAAATTAAGCCTGATATATTAATAGAAGAAACAACTTTTGGAAAGTATGATATGGAGTTTCTTACTAAAAACCTTGTAGAAATTAGTCCTATGCATTTTGGCGAAACGTCTAATTCAGTTGATAACAAACCAAAAACACTCTCTATGACTTTTGATAAAAAGGTTGATAGAAGCAAATTTAAAAATTTCATAGATTTAATAAAAAAAGATTGCTATAGAATAAAAGGATTTATTAGTACTAATGAAGGATTTACTAAGATAGATGCAGTAGGTCCTCAAGTAGATTTAATTAATTCTGAAAAAGAAAATTTAGATTCTAAAGTCGTATTTATATCAAAAATTGGACCACAAATCATAAGACCTATTTTTGCTGCTTGGGAAAGTAACTTTGATTTTGAAATGAAACTTAGATAGTTTTTATATAAATAAACCAATCATAATATTAAAAACACTAGCCTATATGAATATATATATGCTAGTGTTTTGTTTCGTTTTGTTTAATTAAATAATAGCAGAAATAATGCTCATAAGTCCCATTATAAATATTAAAAATAAAGTAATTTTTTTAAAGTGCTTTTCTTTAACTCTTTTTGATGTCCTTATGCCACCAAAAATACCTATAAATAGGGCTAGTATATTTATAGCGGAAAGTTTTAAAACGTCAATAGTTAACAAATTTCCAAAGAAAAAAGCTGGTAAACTCAAAATATTTAGAAGTAAAAAATATGTAGTGAGCGTTTTTCTAAAAGTATCTTTATTCGTATCTTCATTACTTAAAAGCAAAACTATTGGCGGTCCGCTTAGAGAGACACTTCCATTAAGAACACCACTTAAAAAACCCGCGAAAACATCAGCAACTATTACATTATTAATTTTAGCTCTATAGCCTTTCATCATAATAATTGAAGAAAATACAATCATAATACCAACGAATAATTTTAATGAATTATCATCTATCACGTTTAAGATTCTAACTCCAATAAAACTTGAAATTGTACTCACTATTACTAAAATAATAATTCTCTTTTTATTTACTTTACCATCTAGCTTAAAAAAAAGGACACTATTCATTATTAAACTATATATTATTAACATTGGAACAAATTCTTTTAGTGGTAATATTAAGCTTAAAAGTGGAACTGCTATAAGGGAAAAACCAAAACTTGTAATACCTTGAATAAATCCTGCAAAAATTATTATTAAAAATATCGCTATTTCCATACATCCTCTCTTTTTTTATATATTTTTTATCAAATTCATTTAATTTATCTCACCTCAACATTATTATATACTAAAAATTAAATGTATAAAATAACAATTGATTATTTGACTTTATAGCATATAATTAAATTAGTACAGCACAAATAGGAGGATTTATGTCTAAAGTATATTTCAAAAAATATAAAGGTAGTGATACAGAAATTCTAAGCAAAATAGGTAAAGAATTACTAGCAAACATTATTAATACAGAATCTATTAAGCTTGAAAAAAATATACCAATAAAAGTTCATTTTGGAGAAAAAGGCAATACTACATTTGTTCCAGCTTCTTGTTATAACGGTATTATTGATTATTTAGAAGAAAATGATATTAACTCTAAATTCATTGAAACTAACGTTTTATATAGAGGTAGCCGAACTACAAGAGATAGTCATATTAATTTAGCAAAAGAACATGGTTTTACAAGGCTTCCTATTATTATTGCTGATGGCGATATGGGAGAAGCAGTGCATGAAGTAACAATAAATAAAAAATATTTTGATAAGGTAAAACTTGGAGCAGCATATGAAGATTATAATCAAATTTTAGTTATAAGCCACTTTAAAGGCCACGGTTTAGCAGGATTTGGTGGAGCTTTAAAACAACTTGCTATGGGCTTTGCTTCAAGAAGTGGAAAAATGGCTCAACACTCAGTATTAAGTCCTACAGTAAATGGGGATAAATGTATTTCATGTGGACTTTGCGTAAAAAAATGTGATGTTGATGCAATTGAAATAAAAGATTTCGCTATTATTGACGATAAAAAATGTGTTGGTTGTGCTGGATGTATTGCTGTATGCCCAGTTGGGGCTATAGCAAATGATTGGGGTGCGATGAATTTCAGAGAAAAAGTTGCTGAATACGCATACGGCGCCCAGCTTAATAAAAACCATATATATATTTCTTTTATGATGAATATTACAAAAGAATGTGACTGTATGGGACAACATATGGATCCCATTGCTGAAAATTTCGGAGTTTTCGCATCTCTTGACCCTGTTGCAATGGATAGTGCGTGTTTAGATATCTTGCAAAATGAAAGCGACAAAAAATTATTTGAAAATGGAAGAGAAACACTTTTGCATTGTAAAGAAATAGGATTTTCTAGCGGAAATTATGAACTTATAGAAATTAAATAGTTCAATTTATAACAAATTACAGCTTTCTAGTCTTTATTGAATTACTTTATCTAAAGGCTAGAAGCTA includes:
- a CDS encoding thioredoxin, whose translation is MLTTNLEHINSEEELQKTISANENVMVCCGRMGPMCLPVYAAMDEIKDEYPNVVFKDMAFDLPDAKVIRSLPECRNFRGLPFTIYYKNGKVVKATASIQSNEQIKTILDSEF
- a CDS encoding MFS transporter; its protein translation is MQNRFSKLLSISAAHFMNDFYMSLIAPISFIFAEKFGLSLTMQGLLVFVIMAFGNLTQPIVGNIVDKKGKTYFIILSLVWISFWMNITGLINNYYLLLVVVGLGATASALFHPLASSTVINIGNESKGKMLSVFMTLGTLAGAVSPMISIPLIKTYGLSSLTYFMIPGFIIALFMYLTRVQDIEFISKKEKKQIKESKYIISSYAKRIMSVLVIISMNRSFIRRVGVAFGIQILLAKGTSLSLATLLLTIHLFLAAGGTLFGGVLNDKFGSRRTLVFFNIIAGSLFTVFAFSSGILAFASFAMLGMSLSITNTSTVVMSHELFPKNVNTGYGFVAGLATGLSGLGLLILGKFADIFNLNYAIKFILLPVFILILLSVLLPKKLDEDKLNESIAK
- a CDS encoding MATE family efflux transporter; the encoded protein is MKKINLTNGKVSTTILHLALPIMGTSFLQMAYNLVDMIWIGKLGSKSVAAVGTAGFYLWLSMSLIRLAQTGTEVNVSQSIGAKKYKNANMYSNMALRMSLVLAIIYALILLIFNKDLIGFFNINDTLVNTKARNYLMIISIGIVSSFINPIISSIYNGSGNSKTPFKINSIGLVLNIVLDPIFIFVFNLGVSGAAIATVISQVIVSIIMIRSLFIKKIPFGGFAFERKVSKEYFYKIFKIGFPVSLQSASFTVFAMFIAKVVASFGPSAIAAQKVGTQVEALSYMTATGFSVALSTFTGQNFGAKMYDRVRSGIKFSAKIMAGYGIVISLVLFLFAKYVFMIFINEEPTLSIGTIYLQIIAISQLFMCLEITLSGAFNGLGKTITPAVISIVFTGLRVPFAYILSRSNLLGIQGIWWTITMSSVIKGTLLVIFMIMMYKKINENYFFKGGRINAK
- a CDS encoding ATP-binding protein; this encodes MKIQNKRRILIVATAFVFILGMFLYSANIEYKRSIAEQKRLLQNQMLTLSAKVNQAVNQSIRNARGLIAYVKMNPDINQNEFNEFSKNLLPKSDKIISHLTLVKGTTIKFVYPLKGNENAIGIDLAKVDSQSEDILKIKNQKISMLVGPVDLVQGGKGLINRMPIVLSDGTYWGQLSLVIKYNEMLNISGISEFSKKNNIKIEQIQNNENLESVIYSNVSSFKETPIETKVNVETGMWKISAEFKDGYNGKTTIFYFLIILGLIFSIIISYSINNILISNIKLKKLVDERTKDINIVNANLEKSLSELKLTQKELIIREKLAALGELVAGVAHEMNTPLGICITLNSYMEDISSKINKNFCEKNLKKSELSDYIRDIVDSTEIMQTNLEKTSKLVVGFKRLSTDQNTEEKRVINIKDYINKIINALSPIVEKNGCKVDIDIENNLVFETYPGIISQIITNLITNSISHGFDNKVNGKIFIKIRRLNKNIIIDFYDNGKGIDSQYKDKIFNPFFTTRRNEGNIGLGMHIVFNLVNQKLKGTIKLVDNEGKGVHFEIIFPDKIVDK
- a CDS encoding NAD(P)-dependent oxidoreductase, coding for MSNNIIDEAKRCLNCKNPRCVKACPVETNIPEMINLFLDGHIKKSGKMLFDNNPLSVICSLVCPHESQCEGSCILAIKGKAVNIGGIENYISDYNLDIIELKKEANNLGDVGIIGSGPAGITIAFILSMKGYNVTIFESHDKIGGVLRYGIPEFRLAKDVLERIKVRLEKLGVKIRPNTLIGPVITIEDLFRDGYDAIFIGTGVWNPRKLNIKGESLGNVHYAIDYLKNPEVYKLGNKVCVIGAGNVSMDVARTAIRTGSRDVAVLYRKGEDDIPASKYEVDYAKIDGVNFEFYKKPIEFTKDGVLYKNIIKKEIDGKITYIEEDEIKLYECDSIIVSVSQAPRSNIVSNSGGIDTNKYGFVTTDNCGRTTRKGIFASGDVVTGARTVVEAVKYSKDVANEIDKFIKGEKSTCDIL